Genomic window (Lewinellaceae bacterium):
GTGATCATGCGCACGCGGTTGTGCATGTAGCCGGTTTGGTTGAGCTGCCGCATGCCGGCGTCGACGATGGGGTAGCCGGTTTTGCCTTCGCACCACTTTTTGAATTCTGCTTCGTTGTTGCGCCACTCGATGTGGTCGTACTTTTCGCGGAAGGAGCGCCGGGCTACATGAGGGAAATGCGCGAGGATCATGGCGTAGAAATCGCGCCAGATGAGCTCGTTGAGGAAGGTGTCATTCATCTGTTTAGCCCGCCAGGCTTTTTCGCGGATGCTGATGGTTCCGAAGCGAAAGTGGATGCCCAGGCGGGAGGTGCCTTCCTGCGCCGGGAAGTTGCGGGTTTTGTCGTAGTTGCGGATCAGGCCGCGGCTGACCGTTTTGGAGGGGATTTCAATGTCGGTGCGCTCAAAGCCCATTTCCTCCAGGGTTGGCATGGGTTGCTCTTCCATTTCCAGAAAATGGTTAAAGTAGTCTTCTGTGGGGTACGGCTTCAGGTAATAGGAAATGGTTTCTTCTTCGCCGGAATCGCCGGCTATTTTATCTAATCGGCTGTTCAGTTTCTCTTTCCATTTGCGGCTGTAGGGAGTGAAAACGACATAAGGATCGCCATCGTCTTTCAACACTTCGTCCTTTTCAAAAACTACGTGGTCTTTAAAGGCATGGAAAGAGACACCTTTATCTTCCAGCAGTTTTGCCACTTGCTCGTCCCGCTGAACCGCATAGGGTTCGTAATCGCGGTTGGCATAAACGGCGGCGATATCGTATTCACCCAGGAGGGTTTTCCACACCTCCGCCGGAGAACCGTAGCGCACGGCCATGCTGCTTCCCAGTTCTTTCAGTTCTTCCCGGATTTGCTGAAGGGTGTCGTGGATGAATTCTACCCGGGCGTCTTTTTTGTCTTCCAGTTCGTCGAGAATTTCCCGGTCAAAAATAAAAAGCGGAACAACGGGGCATTCTCCCTTCAGGGCGTGGTACAAACCGGCGTTGTCCTGCAGGCGCAGGTCTCTTCTGAACCAGAAAAAGCTGACTTTTGACATGCTTTCCTTATTGTTTTGGAAGGGAAACAGGATGGGAAGGGTATTGTTTAGGGACAGGATGGCAGGATTTGTCTTCCATGCCCTTCAATCTTTTTACCCCGAAAAAACCAATTCAAAATAAAGTCTATTAAATTTGGGCATATTTAAAAACACAAATCATGAAATACCAATACCTATTTGTACTATTTGCCCTTTTCAGCCTCGCGGCTTGCCAGTCCGAACAAGAAAAGGCGCAGGCTCAGGTCACCGAACTGGAAAAACAACTCGAAGACGACCCCAAGGCAGAAAAAGCCGGGGAAGTATTGAAAGCCTATCAGGACTACATCGCCCAGTTTCCCGATGATTTGGAGGCCACGCCCAGATATTTGTACCGGGCGGCGGCCATTCAGTACCGGATGAACCGTTTCTCCGGCGCAGCCACTTCCCTCTTTCAGGCCATCGGAGATTATTACAGTTCCTCCAATACCCCGAAATCGGTTATCTTCCTGGGCGACATCTACCAGGATAAGCTCAGCAATGAAGACAACGCCACTACCGTTTACCAGGCCCTCATACGGGCTTTTCCGGATTCGGAAGAGGCGAAAGCGGCCCACGACAAACTGCCGGAAGGCATCGTAGCGCTGGAAGCCCGCATCGAAAATATGGGCAGCCAGATGTTCGACGATTCCACCGGCCGCATCGAGTACCGGATCGCCAACAACTTCATCAGCTCCGCCGAGCTGTACGCGCTGATCCTGCCCCAATCCGAAAAAACGCCCGATATGCTGTACAAGGGCGCTGAAATTGCCAGGACCATCCGCTCTTTCGACAAAGCGTTGGGCTTATACGCTCAAATCAACGAGCAATACCCGAAAAGCGACAGGGCGCCGCAAGCTTTGTTCATGCGGGCATTCACCCTGGATTCCGACCTCCGGCAGTTCGACCAGGCCAAGGTGCTGTACGAACAGTTCCTGGCGGATTACCCCAACGATGATTTTGTCGACGACGCTCAAATCCTGCTGGAGAACCTGGGAAAGGACGATGAGGAGATCATTCGTTCCTTTACGGAGAAGGAGGCGGAAACGGGGGAAGTGGAGTGAGGGATTGTTAGATGGCTGGATGGTTAGATGGTTAGATGGCTGGATGGCTGGATGGCTGGATGGCTGGATTGTTGGATGGTTTTGAACCTTGGACGTTCTGGGAAATGCCCTTTTAGAGCCGGGTTTAAGTCGGACACGAGCGAAGCGACTGACGGAGTAAAACGGGCGTTTGCCGCTCATTCCGAGCCTAATTCCGACTTCCGACTTCGCACCCCGACCTCCTTCGTCGGTACGGGACTTCCTTCGGTCGCTTCCGACTTCATCCTTGGTTCGTCCAAAGTCCAAGATGGTTGGATGGTTGGATGGTTTGGGGTCACTTATGTAACCCGGCTAACCGTCTAGCACTGGACAGTTTTGGCAGTCAGTGGGTTGCCGAGGGCTGTCGATCCTTGAACTCCGAACAATTGACCTTCGAACTTGTCCAGCGTTCGACTGAGCTCACGCCGAAGTCTCACGCCGAAGTCCTTAGACTGGTAGCCATTCCACCCTATCAACCATTCCACCCTATCAACCATTTTCCCATCCCCCCTCACTCCACCACCACCTCCACCAGCCGGCTTTTCACATCCGGAGGCAGGGCGTCCCAGCTCAGGCCAATACCAAACTGAAAGGGGCCGGCAAGCGTATCGGGCACTGAAAACAAGGCTTCAAAGGCCGTCGTGTCTCCCGCCGGCAGTATCGGGGAGGGCCCGTTGAGCCGCAGCAGAGGATAGGATTCCAGCACGCCGTTCAACAGGAAAACGCCTGTGGCGCTGAGCGGCAGGGTTCCTTTCTGAAAATCGATATCGTGAGGATAGGGGTTAAAAAATCGGATTGGAATGGCCAGTTTTCCGCCCGCCTTCCACTCCTTTTCCAGGGTATCGGGCAGGAAACACTGCACCTTTTCGGCTACCTGCAGGCTATCCAGCAACTGCAACTTGAAGGATTTGCGGGTGAGTTCCACCCTTTCGCAGGCCGTGCATTTCCAGGAATTTTGTGCAGCCAGAAGCACCGTTTTGTTGTGGAGTTCCCGCTCCCAGTCCCATAAATCGAATTGGTTGGGGCGGTATTCGATATCGGAGAAAGCATAAGCTTTTTCGCCGGCGTAGAAGCTGTATTTGGATACGTCCCGATAGGTATTGTGGAACAGCACCGGGTGGCCTGCCGCCTGTTGTTGCAGCTCATAAACCCACTGCCGGCGGTGGAATTCGCTTTTCAGGCCCGTCCAGTTGAAAGCCAGTTCCAGCCGGGCCGCCAGGAGCAGCAGCACCGTGACCAGGGAGAAGATGCGCACCCAGCGGGCAAAGGCCAGGTTCCGCCGGCATTCTTCGAACAGGATCAAAGCTATGGGGAAACTGAGGATACCCGTCCATTGAGGCTCGACGTGCCCTTTGAAAGAAGTATAAAAGAAAAAGGCCCAGAACCCGTACAGCAGGAAGCGGCACGCCCGGTCCATCGGCCCTTCCGCCCGCCGTTTCCAAAGCACCCATAGCAGCATGGGAAAGAGGAACGGGCTGAAAATAACCATCTGGTTCAGCAGATAAGTAGTGGTGTATTTCAGTTTATAGACATCATCTCTGCCCTGAAGGTGGTAGAGGAAGGAAGGGAAGCCATTTTCGTACTGCCAGTGGAGATGGGGAAGGAAAAGGAGAAAACCCAGGATAGAAGCCACATAGAAAGAAGGTTTCTTCAACAGGGAAAGGTTGGACAACAGGACAAAAAATATCAAGAGCACTCCATGGTATTTGCTGTACAGCAGTGCCGCCATGCAAACGCCGAGCAGCACGGTATGCGGCCAGCGCCCACCCTCCACAAACTGCTTGTACAGCCACAAAAACAGAGCTGCAAAAAAAAGGAGTGGCCCGTCGGGGGTGGCGACAAAACCATAGATTTCCAGAATGGGAATGGCAGCCAGCAACCCGATGAAAGTGATGACGTCCCATTTCTCCGAAGGCCGGCCGGCCAGCCGCCAGAGAAAGTAAACCGACAATGGCTGAAGCAGGACAAAAAAGAAGCGGACCCCCAGTTCCCCTGAAAAAAGGAGCGTGCCGGCCCGGATCAATAGAGCGACGGCCGGCGGGTGGTCGAAGTAGCCCCAATCCAATTCCAGGGAATACATCCAGTAGTAGGCTTCGTCCGGGTCGAGCTCCGTAAGGGCGGCCTGAAAAATATTGGCCAGCGCCCAGGCGGAGAGCAACCCCCACAACCATCGTTTTCCTTCAGCCGGGCGGTCCATAAAAAGCTAGTTCAGGTCATTGCGGAAAGTGAGTTGTCCCTTCGGGCCGGCAAGCTCCAGAAAGACCAGGTTGACCTTATAGGTTTTCGCTCCTTCCAGCAGCTCGATGATGCGCATCTCCTGGATCATCAGGCCGCCGCACAACTTTTTGGTTTTCGAAATCCCGGAGATGCCAACTGTTCCGTCTTCTTTCAGCACAATTTGCCCATTGATGTCGTTGCAGCCGCCGTTGCCGGCAAGGCGCCCGTCTTTGATGTCGATGTGAATGGGATCCTCTCCTACCGGCCGCTCCGGATTGCCGTCGTAGGTGTATTTGGAAAGCACCCAGTTTTTCCCTTCAATTTCATATCCCTGGAAAGCACCCGCTTCCGCAACAGGCTCTGGCGCCTTGCTCGGCGCCGGGGTTTCAGCAGTTGTTTCCACTTCGGCAGTGGCATCGGCCGGGGTTTTCTCTTCACCCGCAGCTTGGTTGTTACAGGAAACGGCAAGCAACAGGAAAGCAAATAAAAAATACCTCATGGATCTTTCTTTAGGTTAAGCCAAAAGTTCTAAACGGAGTCAGTAAGACTTCAAAAGCCCGGCCAATTGCTCCCGGCTGATGGAGAATTCCGTAGGGCCCATCACATAAGCGGCCACTTCGTACGGATTGTAGAGGAGGTACAAGCCATCCTCCGTCATCGCGTAGTTCTCCGGCAATGCAAAAGGGCCGTCCCAGAAGAAACCGGCTTCCGACAAGCTTTCATCCGGCCCCATCTCCCGGGCTTCGCGAAAAGCCACTTCGGCCAGCTCTTTCAGCCGGGCGGTATCGCTTACGAGGTCTGCCAGCCGAAGCACTTCTCCGGTTCGGGCATCAAAATTGATAAGGTAGTCGAAAGAGTTGGGATGGGCTCCTCCGGCATAAGAAAAAGTACTGAACCGAATAGACGCGAGGGCATCCGATTGATAAAGGACTTCCCCATCCAGGTCCACTCCCCATGACCCTGCCATATCCTCCTCTTCCGCCCGGATGGCCTCGTATTCTTCCAGGAAATCGCTCGCCACTTCGTCCAGAGAGGCAGGAATGTCTTCCGGAGTAGGCGAAAACACGGCCAGGCTGACCCTCAGGTAGGCATTGAGGGTATCGTTGATGCGCCGGACGGCTTCCTCCGGCCCGGCAACTGCCAGCGGGTAATCTGCCTCCACCTGCGCGCAGTGGCTGCTGTCCTGTTCGCAGGATGCCGACTGCCGGCTGAAGCTTTGCTGTTCGAAGGCCAGGGCGGGGGTTTCCTCCTGCCCGTCCTGTGTTTCGGTTTCCTGGTTCCCTTTGTTGCCCGGGCGGCAGCCCACAGCGAAGGCCAGGGCCAGCAGGAAGAAAATGATGCGGTTATTGTTCATTTCGGAATCGTTTTTATGAGGGTTTAGAACGGGCGAAATTACGAAAAAAGAGGACAATGATGTGATTTATTTGAAGGGCAAACCAGCCCGAACCACAGGCAATGTTTTGGATATTATCCGGTAAGGTTTATTTTTGCCGCCGGGGAAGAACCAAACCTTGCCCAGCCTGTTAACAAGAAAAAAGGAAACCTATGGCAATAATGATAACTGAGGAATGCATCAACTGCGGGGCTTGCGAACCCGAATGCCCCAACAATGCCATCTACGAAGGCGGAGTGGAGTGGGCCATTTCGGACGGCGCGGAAGTTTCCGGCACTTATGTGCTCGAAGACGGCTCCACTACCGATGTTGATGCACAGCACGCCCCGATCTCCGAAGACCTGTATTACATCGTTCCGGATAAGTGTACCGAATGCGTGGGCTTCCACGAGGAGCCTCAATGCGCCGCCGTTTGCCCGGTGGATTGCTGCGTGCCCGACCCTGAGCGGGAAGAGACCGAAGAACAACTGCTGGCCCGCAAGGAGCGCCTGCATTTGTAATTTTACATCCAAAAAACATTGATTCTGCCGTCAGCATTCACGTTCCAACTCTTGTTCTGCCCAAACTTGATTAGAAATGCCCATTTTCGACCGATTTCAACTCGACGGGAAAGTAGCCATCATCACCGGCGCCAGCAAAGGCATCGGAGAAGGGATTGCCTATGCGCTGGCTGAGGCCGGCGCCCGGGTCGTCGTCTCCAGCCGCAAACAGGAGGTGGTGGACGAAGTGGCCCATGCGCTGACAGAGAAGGGTTTCCAAGCGCTGGCCGTAGCTGCCAATGCCGGAAGCGAAGAGGCGTTGCAAAAATTGACAGAAGCCGCAGTAACGGCGTTTGGAGGCATAGACATCGTAGTCAACAACGCCGCCGCCAACCCCGTCTTCGGCCCGGTGGAAAACACGGAGGGCTGGGCGTACGACAAGATCATGGCCGTCAATGTCAAAGGGCCTTTCGAGCTGTGCAAGCTGGCCCTGCCGGAGATGCAAAAGCGAGGCGGAGGGTCCATCATCAACATCAGCAGCATCGGCGGCCTGTCGCCAGAGAACAAGCTGGGCATCTACAGCGTCAGCAAAGCCGCCCTGATCTCCCTGACCAAAGTGCTGGCCAAGGAATGGGGCCGCCATGGCATCCGCGCCAACGCCATTTGCCCGGGCCTGATCAAGACCAAATTCAGCGAGGCCCTGTGGAGCAATGAGAAGGTCATGCAGTATATGATCAGCCAGCTGCCGATCCCCCGGGTGGGCACGGTGGAGGAGATCGCCGGGCTGGCACTATTTCTGGCTTCTGAGGCCGGAGGGTATTGTACCGGAGCGGTGTTTACGGCGGATGGAGGGTATACGGTGTAGGCAGAACCACAAACTAGTGCAAAACCGGGATTCATTTATATTTTTTTCTGATTTCTTCCCGAATCACCTTTTTGACGAACTCCCACTTGATCTTTTCTCCGAGCAAAATGACGTCATCGTCTTCATCCGCATCTTCAAAATAAGCGAGGCTCCGGGCTACCATGAATTCAGAACCATCATCAAATTTTTTCAAATAAAACCCAACCAGTTCATCTAAGGAGTATTGACGCAAAATAAAAAACAAATCGATAAAATCCCGTTTTCTTCCCCTGCCTGCAATGGCTGCCAACTTCATGGCACCAATATCCGGAACTGTCAACAAACGAAGGCCTTCTGTTTCTATGGGGGCAGAAATAAGGGGATATCTGTAATTTACAAAATCCACTTTTACACTTTGCACGTTCAGAACCAGAATGTTCTTGCTCTGAGACATGATGGACAACGGAGCCAAATCATGCAACTCGTCCAAAATCTCCTGGGTTTCAAACGGCCGATGTCCAAAAAAGTCCAAATCAACGGAAACCCGGTGCCCGATTTGAAGAGCAAGTGATGTGCCACCCGCCAGGCAAAATCCCAGCAAAGCAGGCTTCTCCATTATGGTTTTCAGAAGTTCCAGTGTGGCGGGGCGGACTGCCGTTCTGTGTAGCATCGGAATTCTTCTTTAGGCAAGTCGAAAATACAGCTTAAAAAACTTAATGCTTTTTTATCCAGGTATCTTTCTTGTAGCATTTCTTGTTTAATCCGTTCCATTCCGTAGTAATCCTTGATAGCCTCCCAATCTGCAATATTACCGTACATAAGTACCCGGCAAATAACAAAGCGTGCTTTTTTGTTCCAGTCGATGCCGTCATAAACCGTATCCCAAAAGATAACTTTCGATAGCTGCATCTGGTGTGTTTTTTCACAAATATAACCTAATTGCCCATGACCTGCAATCAAAAGCCTACCCACACTCCGAATACCCACAACTCTTACAAATCAAACACCCCTCCTTATAGAGCAGCCCGTCCGGGTCGCCGCAGCCGGGGCAGTTGCTGTCGGCAGCCTGGGTGCCGTCGGGGACAAACTGCTTGAGGGCCCGGCAGACGCCGTTCTTCCAGGTATTGATGTAATCCTCGGGCACATTCAGGCCTTCCACCAAATCGACCACGTAGGGAATGGGCATGCCGTGGCGGAGCACGCCGGAGATGAGCTTGGCGTAGTTCCAGTACTCTTTGTTGAAAGAACGAGACAAGCCTTCGATGGTAATGCGATAGCCCTCCTTGTCGAGGAACTGGAAATCGTAGCGGTTGTGGCCGTCCTCATCTTTGGCTTTGAGCACCCAGCCGGAGGTGACATAATCGGGGAATTTGAACATGTCTTCCGCCCGGCCGGTGAAAATTTCGTACGGGCGTTTGTCGTACAAGCCGATGACGGCGATCCAGTCTTCGGAATTGTTCTTGAAGCGCACTACTGCGGCTTCCAGAACCTCCGGGCGCTTGGGCGGCATCGTTTCCTGGAACTGTGCGTCCTGCTTGCCCTTGTTGCCGGAGTCGGAGACCAGCACGCCGGAGCGGGAGCCGTCGCGGTAAATGGTGCAGCCCTTGCAGCCTTCTTCCCAGGCGGTCTGGTAAATCTTTCTAACCATCTCTTCGGAAGTTTCTTCCGGCACGTTTACCGTCACGCTGATGGAGTGGTCCACCCACTTCTGGATGGCGCCCTGCATTTTGACCTTTTGCAGCCAGTCCACATCGTTGGCGGTAGCGCGGTGATAGGGCGATTGTTCGATGATGGGCTGAAGTTCTTCGGCTGTCATTCGGGTTACCGCATCCACGTCATAACCATTGGCTTCCAGCCAGAGGATGAATTTGTGGTGGAAAACGTTGTACTCTTCCCAGTGGTCGCCCACCTCGTCGATAAAGGTTACGTTGGCGTCCTTATCGCTGGGGTTGACCTTGCGGCGGCGCTTGTAGCTGATGAGGAAGGCCGGCTCGATGCCGGAGGTAGTCTGCGTCATCAGGCTGGTGGTGCCGGTGGGGGCAATGGTCAGCAGGGCGATGTTGCGGCGGCCTTTGGCCAGCATTTCTTCGTACAGGGCCGGATCGGCTTCCCTCAGGCGGCTGATGAAGGGGTTGTCCTTCTCGCGTTCCGGGTCGTATATGGGGAAGGCGCCGCGCTCTGCGGCCATGGCAGCGGAGGAACGGTAGGCGTTGATGGCCAGCGCCTGGTGCACCTTTACTGAAAATTCGATGGCGTCGTTGGTGCCGTAGCGCAGTCCCAGGGCAGCCAGCATATCCCCTTCGGCGGTAATGCCCACCCCGGTACGGCGCCCGTTGACGCAGGCCTTGTGGATTTTCTCCCACAGGCGGTGCTCGGTGGCCTTGATCTCGTCCGGCTCCGGGTCCTTATCGATCTTGTCCAGGATGCGTTCGACCTTTTCGATCTCCAGGTCGATGATGTCGTCCATCATGCGTTGCGCCAGCTGTACGTGCTGAGCGAACTTTTCGAAATTGAAGTGGGCTTTGTCGGTGAAGGGGGCCTCGACGTAGCCGTAGAGGTTGATGGCGAGGAGGCGGCAGGAATCATATGGGCAAAGAGGTATCTCTCCGCAATTTTTCTGGTTGAGGTAAACCAGTTTGGCTTTACCGTCTTTGGTTTGCCCTTCCCAGCCGCCGGCGAAGAAGTTGTGGTGCTTGTCTACCGTACCGTTATACACGTCTTCGTATCCATCAAATTCGATAGATACCACGCGATGATTGTGGAATTCCGCCTCCATTTTGAGGTTCTGGTAGGAGTCGAAACCGTGTTTGGTGCCAACCCTGAAAGGGATGTCCGCTTCCCTGCATCCTGTCTCCCACTCTTTCATCAAGGGTTCTCGTTGCAACTGATACTTCAGTTGAGTGTATACTTGTAACTGGGCGGTTTTGTTCTGTTCTGCTTTTTCGGAATATCTCTGATTTACGGAGTTAGTTCTTTTCTCCTTTATTGCTTCATCCGAATTGAGGAAGCTGTTCAGGCAATCGAAGGAGCAGTAAGATATTTCCCGTCGATGATAATTAACCAGGAAAGGCTTGCCGCAATGTTCACATTCCTTCTGAACAACAACGGTGTCCCCTTCGATCTTTGCCTCATAACCCTGGTTTTGGGCTTTTAGCAAGGTTCGAACTAACCGCGGGTCATCGTCCCCATGCATTAAGCCAAGTTCGGCAGCAGGTAAAGCAGATATTTCTCTTATTGATCCATCGGCAATCATCCGGTGCTCTGATCTCGCAGATCGGAACCTGCCGTCATTGAACCACCAGTATTCTGTCTGCTTTCTACCCTCTTCATTGACAATCGGCCCTTGATACTTGGTCAGGATCATCAGGCTGTCGCCTGGCTTCAAATCCTTCACTTCCCGGTAGGCGCCTTTTTTCAGCCGGAACTTATGGTTAGAAGTAGCCCGAATCACGGAGCCGTCATCCAGGGTGACTTTAAATACCTTCTTCCGGTATCCTGTAATGCGGGGGTTGCGCATAAGTTGTATATCCAGCCGCCCCTTTTCATTTAAACAATATACTGGCACATCCCGCCCTTCTTCTGCCAATTGCCGGATGGGCACCTGCCCTCTACCATCCGCTACGGCAACCAGTGTTTCTCCGGTCAGGCAAGGATTTGTAGAAATCGTCTTATACCCCAAATCCGCATAACAATCCGGTACCGATTCCCGGATGATGGTATCCCAGAACAGCACGCCCGGCTCCGCCGATTTCCAGGCGTTGTGGATGATCTTGTTCCAGATTTTGGCGGCGTCGACTTCTTTTTTGAAGTCCGGTTCTTTGGCGTCGATGGGAAACTGCTGGGTGTAGGGCTTACCCGCCATAGCCGCCTTCATGAACGCGTCGTCGATGCGCACCGAGACGTTGGCGCCGGTCACCTTGCCCTTTTCCAGTTTGGCGTCGATAAACCCTTCCGCATCCGGGTGTTTGATGGAGACGGTCAGCATGAGGGCGCCCCGGCGGCCGTCCTGCGCTACTTCCCGGGTGGAATTGGAGTAGCGCTCCATGAAGGGCACGATGCCCGTGGAGGTCAGGGCGCTGTTCATCACCGGGGTGCCTTTGGGGCGCAGGTGGGAGAGGTCCTGCCCTACCCCGCCGCGCCGTTTCATCAGTTGCACCTGTTCTTCGTCCGCCTTGGCGATGCCGCCGTAGGAATCCGCGCCGCTGCCGATGACGAAGCAGTTGGACAGGGAGGACACCTGAAAGTTGTTGCCGATGCCCGCCATGGGGCTGCCCTGAGGCACGATGTACTGGAACAAATTCAGCACCTGGTAGATTTCCTCTTCGCTAACCGGGTTGGGGTATTTCTGCTCGATGCGGGCGATCTCGCCGGCGATGCGGCGGTGCATATCGTCGGGCGTGCGCTCGTAAATCTTCCCGAAAGAGTCTTTGAGCGCGTATTTGCTGACCCACACGTTGGCTGCCAGTTCGTCGCCGTCGAAATATTCGACGGAAGCCTTGAGCGCTTCCTCGTAGCTATACGTATTGGTGGGGGTGTTGTTTTTTTTCTTCTGAACGGACGGTGTTTGCATGTTTGGTACTACTTTATTGATGATGGCTTATATTCTGGTTGCCTATTCCAGCTAAAGACGCCTCCTCCATGCCCACTTCAGGCGGGCCACAGGATTGGAAGCACAGACTCGTTCATGGTGAAGGTGGAAGGTGTTGCTGTTTTGGAGATAGCAATCCCAATTCCCTGTTTGTTTGAACCGCACTAAAGTAAGGGCCCCGATTGATTTTTTCGGGGCCAGCCCCGGGATAATTTTCAACAGGGTGTGGATAACTTAGTTGCCGAAGAACTAGGCAATGATACCTATGGCCACTGGAAC
Coding sequences:
- a CDS encoding deoxyribodipyrimidine photo-lyase; this translates as MSKVSFFWFRRDLRLQDNAGLYHALKGECPVVPLFIFDREILDELEDKKDARVEFIHDTLQQIREELKELGSSMAVRYGSPAEVWKTLLGEYDIAAVYANRDYEPYAVQRDEQVAKLLEDKGVSFHAFKDHVVFEKDEVLKDDGDPYVVFTPYSRKWKEKLNSRLDKIAGDSGEEETISYYLKPYPTEDYFNHFLEMEEQPMPTLEEMGFERTDIEIPSKTVSRGLIRNYDKTRNFPAQEGTSRLGIHFRFGTISIREKAWRAKQMNDTFLNELIWRDFYAMILAHFPHVARRSFREKYDHIEWRNNEAEFKKWCEGKTGYPIVDAGMRQLNQTGYMHNRVRMITASFLAKHLLIDWRWGEAYFAQKLLDYDLASNNGGWQWAAGSGTDAAPYFRIFNPYTQREKFDKDFKYIKEWVPEYETSDYPEPIVDHKEARERCLERYKAGLDRAAG
- a CDS encoding tetratricopeptide repeat protein, whose translation is MKYQYLFVLFALFSLAACQSEQEKAQAQVTELEKQLEDDPKAEKAGEVLKAYQDYIAQFPDDLEATPRYLYRAAAIQYRMNRFSGAATSLFQAIGDYYSSSNTPKSVIFLGDIYQDKLSNEDNATTVYQALIRAFPDSEEAKAAHDKLPEGIVALEARIENMGSQMFDDSTGRIEYRIANNFISSAELYALILPQSEKTPDMLYKGAEIARTIRSFDKALGLYAQINEQYPKSDRAPQALFMRAFTLDSDLRQFDQAKVLYEQFLADYPNDDFVDDAQILLENLGKDDEEIIRSFTEKEAETGEVE
- a CDS encoding glycosyltransferase family 39 protein; translation: MDRPAEGKRWLWGLLSAWALANIFQAALTELDPDEAYYWMYSLELDWGYFDHPPAVALLIRAGTLLFSGELGVRFFFVLLQPLSVYFLWRLAGRPSEKWDVITFIGLLAAIPILEIYGFVATPDGPLLFFAALFLWLYKQFVEGGRWPHTVLLGVCMAALLYSKYHGVLLIFFVLLSNLSLLKKPSFYVASILGFLLFLPHLHWQYENGFPSFLYHLQGRDDVYKLKYTTTYLLNQMVIFSPFLFPMLLWVLWKRRAEGPMDRACRFLLYGFWAFFFYTSFKGHVEPQWTGILSFPIALILFEECRRNLAFARWVRIFSLVTVLLLLAARLELAFNWTGLKSEFHRRQWVYELQQQAAGHPVLFHNTYRDVSKYSFYAGEKAYAFSDIEYRPNQFDLWDWERELHNKTVLLAAQNSWKCTACERVELTRKSFKLQLLDSLQVAEKVQCFLPDTLEKEWKAGGKLAIPIRFFNPYPHDIDFQKGTLPLSATGVFLLNGVLESYPLLRLNGPSPILPAGDTTAFEALFSVPDTLAGPFQFGIGLSWDALPPDVKSRLVEVVVE
- a CDS encoding META domain-containing protein translates to MRYFLFAFLLLAVSCNNQAAGEEKTPADATAEVETTAETPAPSKAPEPVAEAGAFQGYEIEGKNWVLSKYTYDGNPERPVGEDPIHIDIKDGRLAGNGGCNDINGQIVLKEDGTVGISGISKTKKLCGGLMIQEMRIIELLEGAKTYKVNLVFLELAGPKGQLTFRNDLN
- a CDS encoding DUF3298 and DUF4163 domain-containing protein, encoding MNNNRIIFFLLALAFAVGCRPGNKGNQETETQDGQEETPALAFEQQSFSRQSASCEQDSSHCAQVEADYPLAVAGPEEAVRRINDTLNAYLRVSLAVFSPTPEDIPASLDEVASDFLEEYEAIRAEEEDMAGSWGVDLDGEVLYQSDALASIRFSTFSYAGGAHPNSFDYLINFDARTGEVLRLADLVSDTARLKELAEVAFREAREMGPDESLSEAGFFWDGPFALPENYAMTEDGLYLLYNPYEVAAYVMGPTEFSISREQLAGLLKSY
- a CDS encoding 4Fe-4S dicluster domain-containing protein translates to MAIMITEECINCGACEPECPNNAIYEGGVEWAISDGAEVSGTYVLEDGSTTDVDAQHAPISEDLYYIVPDKCTECVGFHEEPQCAAVCPVDCCVPDPEREETEEQLLARKERLHL
- a CDS encoding glucose 1-dehydrogenase yields the protein MPIFDRFQLDGKVAIITGASKGIGEGIAYALAEAGARVVVSSRKQEVVDEVAHALTEKGFQALAVAANAGSEEALQKLTEAAVTAFGGIDIVVNNAAANPVFGPVENTEGWAYDKIMAVNVKGPFELCKLALPEMQKRGGGSIINISSIGGLSPENKLGIYSVSKAALISLTKVLAKEWGRHGIRANAICPGLIKTKFSEALWSNEKVMQYMISQLPIPRVGTVEEIAGLALFLASEAGGYCTGAVFTADGGYTV
- a CDS encoding nucleotidyl transferase AbiEii/AbiGii toxin family protein gives rise to the protein MEKPALLGFCLAGGTSLALQIGHRVSVDLDFFGHRPFETQEILDELHDLAPLSIMSQSKNILVLNVQSVKVDFVNYRYPLISAPIETEGLRLLTVPDIGAMKLAAIAGRGRKRDFIDLFFILRQYSLDELVGFYLKKFDDGSEFMVARSLAYFEDADEDDDVILLGEKIKWEFVKKVIREEIRKKYK